The genome window TCCACTGCGACCTCGGACCTGGGGACCGCCTCTTCTGGTTCACCACCTGCGGCTGGATGATGTGGAATTGGCTCGTGAGCGGCCTCGCCACGGGAGCCGCGATCGTCCTCTACGACGGCAGCCCGTCCCACCCGACGCTGACCCGCCTCTGGGAGATCGCCGAGCGGGCGGCAATCACGCATTTTGGGACGAGCCCCAAGTTCCTGGCGGCGAACGCCAACGCCCGCCAGACCCCCAAGGACGTCGCCGACCTGTCGTCGATCCGCTGGATCGGTTCGACCGGCGCCCCGCTGCTGCCCGAGCAGTTCGACTGGGTGTACGAGCATCTGCCTCCGCGGGTTCAGCTGGCCTCGGTCAGCGGCGGGACCGACATCATCGGTTGCTTCGCCGGCGGGGTGCCCATCCTTCCCGTCCGTCGTGGAGAGCTCCAGGCGCGCAACCTGGGGATGGCGGTGGAAGCCTGGGACGCGTCCGGCCATCCGGTGATCGGAGAGAAGGGCGAACTCGTGTGCACTCGACCCTTCGTATCCATGCCGGTCGGGTTCTGGAAGGACCCCGACGGCAGCAGGTACCACGACGCCTACTTCGCCGAGTTCGAAGGGGTGTGGACCCATGGCGATTTCATCGAGATCCGGCCAGAGGGAGGCGTCATCATCTACGGACGCAGCGACACGACGCTGAACCCTGGCGGCGTCCGCATCGGCACCGCCGAGATCTACCGGGCGATCGAGCCCATCGCCGAGGTCGTCGACTCGATCGCGGTCGGACGAGATGCCGGGGGGGACGTCGAGGTGGTGCTGTTCGTCCTACTCGCCGAAGGGCACCTGCTCGACGAGGGCCTGCGGAAACGGATCATCGACCGGATCCGCACGATGACGACGCCGCGCCACGTGCCCCGACAGATCATCCAGGTCGACGACATCCCCTACACGGTCAGCGGCAAAAAGGTCGAGAAGGCGGTGCGGCAGGTACTCGCCGGCGAGCCGACGACCAACCGTGACGCCCTGGCGAACCCGGAGGCCCTCGACGCGTTCGAAGTGATCCGGCGGAGGGAGTTTGGGGAGTAAGCCTTCCGCCTTCCGCCTTCCGCAAGAGAGCGCCATCAGTGTTCTTCATTCGTGCGGGCAGCGGGCAGCGGGCAGCGGGTAGCGGCTCGCGGGCTCGCGATAGCATCGCCCCATGAACGAACATCTCGACCAGCTTGCCCGCGACTATTGGGAATACACCCTCGAGACGAACCCGACCCAGGCGCTCATGCTCGGTGACCATCGTTTCGATGACAAGATCGAAGAGGTCTCTCTCGAGGCCGAAGACCGCAACATCCGCCGGTTACGTGAGTTCGCGGACAAGGCGGAGGCGATCGACCCGGATTCGTTGAGCAAGGACGAGCGGATCACCCGCGAGGTGATGATCTTCGATGCGCGCAGCAACGCCGACATGGATGAGACCCGGCTGGCCGAGTTGGCCGTCAACCATGCCGTCGGGATCCAGGCGATGCTCCCCGTCGTCATCCCCCAGCTGCCGCTGACCGCTCCCGAGCACGCCCAGGCGATGCCGGCCAAGTTCCGGGCGATGGCGCAGACCTTCGACGACGGTGCCGAGCGGCTGCGGCAAGGTGTGGCGAGCGGCCGCACCCCTATGGCATCGACCGCGGCCAAGACCATAGAGCAGGTCGACCAAATGCTGGCGGTGCCACTGGCGGAGGACCGCCACCTGGCCCTGCGCGCCCCCGCCGGCTGGGATGGCGAAGCGGCCTGGCGGGACGAAATGGCCAAGGTCGTATCCGACGTGCTGCGGCCTGCGTACAGCCGCTGGCGCGACACCATCGCCAACGAGGTGATCCCCGCGGCCCGTCCCGACGACAAGCCGGGTCTGTGCTGGCTGCCGGACGGCGAGCAGACCTACGCCCGCACCCTCAACCGGTTCACCACGACGAGCCTGACGCCAGACGAGATCCACGAGATCGGGCTCGGCCAGATCGCCCGGCTCGCCGACGAGTACCGCGAGCTGGGCGCCGAAGTGCTGGGGACCAGCGATCTGAAGGAGATCTTCTCCCGACTACGCGACGACCCCAAGCTCCACTTCAAGGACGGCCCCACCATCGTGGCGGCCTCGGAGAAGGCGATGGCCAAGGCGAAGGCGGCGATGGGCGACTGGTTCGGCCGGCTGCCGGTAGCCGATTGCATCGTGGCCGAGACCCCGAGCGGTCCGACGGCGTTCTACTTCCGGCCTGCCGTCGATGGCAGCCGTCCCGGAATGTTCTTCGTAAACACCTCCGACCCGACTCGATGGGGCAAGTTCGAGATCGAGTCGATGGCCTATCACGAGGGGATCCCGGGCCACCACCTCCAGCTGGCGATCGCCCAGGAACTCGAGAACATCCCAGAGTTCCGCAAGCACACCGCCAACAGCGCCTACGCCGAAGGCTGGGGCCTCTACACCGAGCGACTCGCCGACGAGATGGGGCTGTACTCCTCCGGGTTGGAGCGGATGGGGATGCTTTCGGCCGACTCGATGCGGGCCGGACGGCTCGTCATCGACACCGGTATCCATGCCAAGGGGTGGTCACGCCAGCAGGCCATCGACTACTTCCTCGAGAACTCGCCGATGTCGCTGGGGACGATCGAGGGGGAGGTCGACCGGTACATCGGCATGCCGGGACAGGCGTGCTCGTACATGATCGGCCGCCTCGAGATCCAGCGGATGCGCCGCGAGGCCGAAGAGTCGATGGGCGACCGCTTCGACATCAAGGGCTTCCACGACACCGTCCTCGGCTCCGGCCTGGTGCCCCTGACCACCCTCGACCGCATG of Acidimicrobiia bacterium contains these proteins:
- a CDS encoding DUF885 domain-containing protein; this encodes MNEHLDQLARDYWEYTLETNPTQALMLGDHRFDDKIEEVSLEAEDRNIRRLREFADKAEAIDPDSLSKDERITREVMIFDARSNADMDETRLAELAVNHAVGIQAMLPVVIPQLPLTAPEHAQAMPAKFRAMAQTFDDGAERLRQGVASGRTPMASTAAKTIEQVDQMLAVPLAEDRHLALRAPAGWDGEAAWRDEMAKVVSDVLRPAYSRWRDTIANEVIPAARPDDKPGLCWLPDGEQTYARTLNRFTTTSLTPDEIHEIGLGQIARLADEYRELGAEVLGTSDLKEIFSRLRDDPKLHFKDGPTIVAASEKAMAKAKAAMGDWFGRLPVADCIVAETPSGPTAFYFRPAVDGSRPGMFFVNTSDPTRWGKFEIESMAYHEGIPGHHLQLAIAQELENIPEFRKHTANSAYAEGWGLYTERLADEMGLYSSGLERMGMLSADSMRAGRLVIDTGIHAKGWSRQQAIDYFLENSPMSLGTIEGEVDRYIGMPGQACSYMIGRLEIQRMRREAEESMGDRFDIKGFHDTVLGSGLVPLTTLDRMVKEWAAA
- a CDS encoding acetoacetate--CoA ligase, yielding MSILWEPTAAEVAASNMTRFMRSVPGAPKTYDELWRWSIDDRAAFWEAVWDFADVVSSAPYQAVLGREGMPGTEWFPGARLNFAENLLRGDPDEAAVVAITEEGGFETLNRGELRARVARAQAGLRRLDVGPGDRVAGLVTNGTEAVVAMLATSSIGAIWSSCSPDFGPLGVIDRFGQIEPKVLIAVDGYPYNGSVHRVDATVTQALASIPSIEHLVVIDRVGSGIDAPNAVAWTALLAGDASEPDYAQLPFDHPLYIMYSSGTTGRPKSIVHGAGGTLLKHLSEQVLHCDLGPGDRLFWFTTCGWMMWNWLVSGLATGAAIVLYDGSPSHPTLTRLWEIAERAAITHFGTSPKFLAANANARQTPKDVADLSSIRWIGSTGAPLLPEQFDWVYEHLPPRVQLASVSGGTDIIGCFAGGVPILPVRRGELQARNLGMAVEAWDASGHPVIGEKGELVCTRPFVSMPVGFWKDPDGSRYHDAYFAEFEGVWTHGDFIEIRPEGGVIIYGRSDTTLNPGGVRIGTAEIYRAIEPIAEVVDSIAVGRDAGGDVEVVLFVLLAEGHLLDEGLRKRIIDRIRTMTTPRHVPRQIIQVDDIPYTVSGKKVEKAVRQVLAGEPTTNRDALANPEALDAFEVIRRREFGE